The segment AGACCAGCGCGAGCAGGGGAAGGCTGGCGAAGTCGGCCAGGGTCTCAAACATGTGGCGCTGTTCGATGGCGTAGAGCAACGCCTGATTCGCCGCCCAGAATCCGAGGAACGTGGTCATGACGTGCACCACGATGCTCTTGGGAATATGGCGATGGACGTGGTGGCCGAGCTCGTGGGCCAGGACAGCCTCAATCTCATCGTGCGTGTAGTTCGCAAGGAGCGTATCGGCCAGCAGGATGCGGCGGGTCGCGCCCAAGCCGGTGAGCGCGGCGTTGGCTTTCCTGCTCTTCTCCGACAGCTTCCACTCGTAGACGCCGCGCACGCGGGTGCCAGCGCGCTCGCCCAGAGCGGTGAGTCTCTGCCTGAGGTCTTCGTCCTCGAGCGGCTTGAATTTGTAAAACAGCGGGAAGAGCACCACCGGAGCAATCTGCGCGAAGAACAAATACAGAAAGATGAACACGAACCAGGCGGCCAGCCACCAGTTTTGCGGCCACAGGCGAATGGCCAGGTAAATCAGCTCGACCACGAGGGTGGCGATGACCAGGCCGACCAGGAATCCCTTGAGCTGGTCCCAGGCCCAGGAGGCGAGCTTCTGGTTGGAAAGGTGGTAACGATGCTCGAGGCGGAACGCGTAGACATCGAGGCCCAGACCAAGCAGCTTGCTCGCCAGCAGCAACAGAAAAACGTAGAGGAAAACGGCGAGCCAGTAGTTCTCCAGCGATGCGCGAACGGCCAGGTCGCGCAGGCTGCGCGTCCAACCGGTGGCCAGCAGCACGAACAGGAACACCAGGCCGAGGAGGAAATCGGCGATGGCGAGCCAGCGCTTGGTGCGGTTGTAGGCCCGGGCCTCGGGAGTGTCGGGCGGGTTGGAGGAGGGGAGCATGGTCGGGGGTCTCACATGTCAGGTCTCAGCTTCCAGCTCCTGGCCGCTAGCTTCTAGCTGAAAACAACCCTCCGATTAAACGATTGACGGCCGTTATCGGTCACGCGCGCTGTGTGGCTGCAGTTGCCTTATCGGCGACGAACTCTTCGGCCTGGTCCAGGATGTTGCGGACCAGGTCCGGGGCAGCAGCCTCCGCGTACAGGCGCAGCAGCGGCTCGGTGCCCGAGGCGCGGACGAGCAGCCAAGGTTCTGCGCCGGAACCGTTGCGCGGCGCATCAAGAAACAATTTTATGCCATCCACCTTCTCGCGCCGCAGAACACGATAGGGGCCGACCGCAGCCGTCCCATCGCTCTCGGCATGGCGTATCGCCGCCCACTTTACCTCATCCGGGATGTGCAGGTCGCGACGGCCGTAATAGTGCGCGCCGAATTCCTGCTGGAGCTCGGCGACCAATTGTCCCAGCGTCTTGCCTTCCTCAGCCATCACGCCGGCGAGCAGCAGGGCGTTGAGGGTGGAATCGCGCTCGGGCAGGTGGCGCTTGAGGCCGATGCCGCCGGATTCCTCGGCGGCGATCAGGACGTTGCGCTCCATCATCAGCGCGCCCAGGTACTTGAAGCCGATGGGCGTGACGTGCATCTTGCGGCCGAAGCGGGCGGCGATGCGGTCGGCCATGTGGGTGGAGTTGAAGGCGCGGGCCACCTCGCCCGGCCACTGGCGGCGCGCCAGCAGCCAGTAGAGCAGGATGGAGAAGATCCTGTGGGGATCGACGAAGGCGCCGTTTTCATCCACGGCGCCGATGCGGTCGGCGTCGCCATCGGAAATGAAGCCGGCGTGGGCGCGCTCCTGCACCACCGTTTCCTGCGCCATGCGCACGTGCGGCTCGATGGGCTCGGGGTTGATCTCCGGGAAGAGCGGGTTGACGTCGTTGCGAATCTCGACGTGCTCGACGCGGTGCTGCCGGAAGATGCCGGCCAGCACGCCACGGCCGGAACCGTACATCACGTCGATGACGAAGCGGAATCCGGCGCGCGCGATGCGCTCCATGTCCACCAGGCGCGTGATGGCCTGGACGTAGTCGGGTTTGAAGTCCGCCGTGGTGATGGCGGCAGTCGCGCCCCTGGGCTGGGCGCCGGCGCGCAGCTCCTCCTCGATCTTTTTCATGATTTCGGGCGAGGCCGAACCGCCATAACGAGCCTTCACCTTGACGCCGTTCCAGTTCCAGGGATTGTGACTGGAAGTGACGACCACACCCGCGGCCAAACTGCGATTCTTCACCGTGAAGGAAACGACGGGCGTGGGAACGTAATCGTTTGAAAGCAGAACCGGAATGCCTGCAGCGGCCAAAGTCTCTGCCACAAGCTCTGCCGCGCGGGGCGAGGCAAAGCGTGTGTCATAGCCGACAGCGACGCCTTTGGCGGCATCCTCATATTTCACCACGTACGAGGCGATGGCCTGCGCGACACGGCGCACGTTGGCGAAGGTGAAATCGTCGGCGATCAGGCCGCGCCACCCGTCGGTGCCGAAATGAATCTCAGTTGCCAGTTGCCAGTACCCAATCGCCAATAGCTGCTAGCTCCCAGCTTCTAGCTAGAAAGCTAGGAGCTCACAGCTAGAGAAGGTCCTTTCTTCGTTTTGCTTCCAGGTGCTTCACGATCTTGCCCACGTCCTGGGCGCGGTCGCGGGTGGTGATGAGCAGGGCGTCGCCGGTTTCCACTACGACCAGGTCTTTGACGCCGACGGTGGCCACGAACTTGCGTGGCGCGTGTACATAATTGCCGGCGGAATCGACCTCGAAGCGACCGTCCGCCTCGACAATGTTCGCGCCGTCCTGGAATGCGGCGGCGCGATGCTCATAGAGCGCGGCCCAGGAGCCGAGGTCGCTCCAGCCGAAATCTGCGGTGATGCAGTAGAGATTCGACGCCGCCTCTCCCTTGGCCGACTGCGGCTCGGCCACGGCATAGTCGACGCTGATGTTCTCGACCTTGCGATACAGGCGCGCCAGCGTCCGCTTGAAGCGGCCGGTACCGCGCGCCGCAGCAATCTGTTCCAGCAGCGCCGCCGTGTGGGGCAAGTGCTCACGCAACAGATCGGCGAGCGTCTGGGCGCGCCACACGAACATGCCGCTGTTCCACTGATAGTTGCCGGCAGAAAGGAACTCGCGGGCGCGAGCGGCATCAGGCTTTTCGGTGAAGCGGCGGACACGGCGCAGGCCGGGCCCGACTTCCTCGCCGGTCTCGATGTAGCCGTAGCCGGTTTCGGGACGCGTAGGCGCAATACCCATGATGACCATGTTCGGTCCCGCAGCGGCGACTTCGACCGCCTGCAGCACCGCCTGGCGAAAGCGATTTGGATCGGCGATGACGTGGTCGGCGGGAAACATGCCGAGGACGGCATCGGGATCATCGCGCAACAGCAGGAACGCGGCCAGGCCGGCGGCGGGCGCGGTGTTGCGACCCACGGGCTCGGCGATGATGTGCTTGCGCGGGACGCGCGGGAGCTGGCGCGCGATGGGCGCCTTGAGCTGACTGCCCGTGATGACCCAGAAGCGCCGCGGAGGAGCCAGCGCCGCCAGGCGCGCGGCGGTCTGCTGGAGCATGGTGCGTGTGCTGTCGAGCGCCAGCAGTTGCTTGGGACGGCGGGTGCGGCTGCGCGGCCAGAAGCGCGTGCCGCGTCCGCCAGCTACGATGACGGGATAGAAGTGGGCGAGACTCATGGAAGCGCGATCTCCGGCTCCGGAATCTCCGGCAAGCCGAGCATGACGGAGAGCAACTCCAGGCGCCACTGGGGCGAAAGCCGGCATTCCGCGACCGCGGCCGGCACGATGACCGCATCGCCGCGCGCAAGAGTCACCCGCTGGCCTCCACCCATATCGACCGTGCCGCAACCGTCGAGCGCTACGAGGACATGCGGCGAGAGGCCTTCCGAACGCATCGTGACCAGGTCATCCTCGTCCAGCTTCCACTGCGAAACCACGAACAGGGGCGCAGCGATCAACTGTGTGACACGGGCCGAGCGCTTCGACTGCAGAAGCGGCCGCAGGTCCGGAACACGCTCCGGATCGGGCACGCCGGGCCGCACCTTCCCGGCCGCTGTCTGCTCCCTCAAGGCCGCCAGTCCCTGTTCCAAGTGCATCTCCCGCGCGCGCCCGTAATCATACAGGCGATAGGTGGTGTCGGAGTTCTGCTGGGTCTCGAGCAGCACCGAGCCCGGCCCGATAGCGTGGACGGTGCCGGCCGGGTTGTAGAGCATCTCGCCGGTGCGGATGTAAATCCAGTTGAGCAGTAGGTCGGCCCGGCCGCCGCCGCGGACGGCGGCTTCGAAGTCGGCGCGGGAAGTGCCGGGCTTCAGGCCGAGGCCTACCTGGGCGTCAATCTCCGCAGAAACCACGTACCAGCATTCGCTCTTGCCGCATGGGAGCCCCGCGCGGCGCGCGTCTTCGTCAGTCGGATGGACCTGCACGGAGAGCTTCTGGCGCGGGAACAGGAACTTCAGGAGCAGGGGAAGGCGGTCGGGCTCGGGCGCGGCCTCGCCTACCAGCTCACGGCCGTAGCGCTTCGCCAGGTCACCCAAGGTCTGCCCGGCCAGCGGCCCGTTGGCCACGCGGCATGCGTCTCCGGTCAGCCAGACTTCGCCGACGGGCTCGCCTTCGACCTTGTAGTTGGGATAGATGGGCGAAAGGTCGCGCGCGCCCCAGACGCGCTGCTTGAATTCGGGCAAGAGCAGGAGTGGATAGAGGTCGGACATGCGCGGCCGCCTAATGGTAACAAGGGCAGGAAAAGCTTAACCACAAAGGACACGAGGGAAGCGAAGTGCCGACTAGGACGCGCGATGTCCGCCTTGAAAGCAAACCCAAGGTCCTTCGCTCGGGTTTGCCAAGCTGGAGAAGGCGCTTGGGAGCCCTCCCTCACTCAGGATGACGGCATGAATGTTGCGTTTAGCCCCTCTCTGCGATCTCTGCGGGCTCAGCGGTGAAGATTTCTCATAGCGAGGTCAGGAACTTCTTCATCCGCTCCAGGCCCTTATCCAGCTCGGCGGCGGAGGTGGCGTACGACACGCGGATGTGCTCGCGCGTGCCGAAGGCTTCGCCGGGAACGGTGACCACGCCGGCCTCGCGCATCAGGCGGCCGGCAAGTTCGGTGGGTGAGTTGACGCCGCTGCGTCCGAGAAACGCGGAGATGTTGGGATAGGCGTAGAACGCGCCTTCCGGCTTGGCGCAGCGCACGCCCGGAATAGCGTTGAGGCCGGCTACCACGCGGTCACGCAAGCGGATGTAATCGGCCAGCATCTCTTCGACGCACTCCTGCGACCCGGTGAGGGCCGCCACCGCGGCCTTCTGCACGATGGAAGTGGGGTTGGACGTGGACTGGCTCTGCAGCTTCTGCATCGCGCCGACGATGGGCGCCGGCGCCAACCCGTAGCCCAGACGCCAGCCGGTCATGGCGTAGGTCTTCGACAACGAGCCGAGGATGACGAGATGCTCCTTGGCCTCGCGGACGGAGCCGCAAGAGAACTTCCGCCCGGTGAAGTTCAGGTAGACATAGCATTCATCAGCGAGGACGTAGATGCCGCGGGCGTGGGCCATCTCCACGATGGCGCGTACTTCTTCTTCGCGCATGACCGCGCCCGACGGGTTCGAAGGCGAATTGAGGATGATGGCCTTGGTGCGCGGCGTGATGGCACGCTCGATCATCGCCGCGCTAAGCGCGAAGCCGCGCTGCTCGTCGCACTCGATGAACACCGGCCGGCCGCCGGCGTACTGGATGATGTCCTTGAACGAGACCCAGTAAGGCACCGGCAGGATGACCTCATCGCCGTGGTCCACCAGCACTTGAATGGCGTTGAACAGCGCATGCTTGCCGCCCACGGAGGCGATGCATTCTTCGCGCCGGTATTCCGAGCCGAAGTCCTGGGCGTGGCGGCGGATGATGGCGTCGCGCAGCTCGGCTGAACCGGCAACAGGTGTGTACCTCGTGTAATTGGCTTCGAGGGCCCGGACGCAGGCCTGCTTGATGTGCTCCGGCGTAGAAAAGTGAGGCTCACCGGCGCCGAAGTCCACCAGGTCGACGCCCGCGGCGCGCAGCCTGTCCGCCTCGTTCACCACCGCGAGGGTGGCCGAGATCTCGATGCGCTGGATGCGCTCCGTCAATGGACCGGACTTCGCCTGCATCTTCACCGGGGCTGTTGCCGCCATGTCATCCTCTCCTTGATTGTCGCCGGCCGCGGGGCTGGCGCGGCGCGGTTCCGTTCACCTTGCTTTGCAGCCGTTCCTCGACGATGCGCGGCACCAGACCGCGCACCGAGCCGCCGTGCTCGAACACTTCCTTCACCAGGCGCGAGCTCAGGTACGAGTATTGCTCGGCGGGCATCATGAAGACGGTTTCCAGTTGGGGCTCGAGCTTGCGGTTCATCAAGGCCATCTGCAGTTCGTACTCGTAGTCGCTGATGGCACGGATGCCGCGCAGCACCGCATGCGCCTTCTTGCGGCGCGCGTAGTCCACCAGCAGGCCGGAGAAGATGTCCACACGCACGTTGCGGTAAGGGCGGGTCATGGCCTCCAGCATCTCGCGCCGCTCCGAGAGCGAGAACAGCGGCGCTTTTTCCGGGTTGCGCAGGATGGCGACGATGAGCTCGTCGAAGATCTTGCTGCCGCGCTCGATCAGGTCCAGGTGGCCGTTGGTAAGCGGATCGAACGAGCCGGGATAGATGGCGATGACCTTTTTCACGCGGCCTCGGGGGATGAGCGCACTGGCGCGATTCTAAGAGCTTTCGTGCCCGGAGCAAAGGCCGTTTTTTAGAGCGCAGGCCAGATTCGCCGGTCGCGGCCAAGCTACCGGCCCGAGCTCTGCACGGACTGCAATTCCTGTGCGAGACGCAACTCGCGTTCCGCTTCCTCGTTCCTGCCCACGGCCCGCAGGGCCTGCCCCAGCCAGTGGTGGGCCACGAAGTTGTTGGGATCCATTTGAATGGCGCGCTGCAAGGTGCGCAGGGCAAGCTGGTGCTCTTGCTTCTTCATCAGCACCTTGCCCAGCAGGATGAAAGGCCCGCTGGCGGTGGAATCCAGCCAGATGGAGTTCTGCAGCAGGCGCTGCGCCTCATCCCATTTCTGGATGCGGGTGTAGGCATCGGCCAATTTGTAGTAGGTGGCGGCTTGGGCCGGGTTGATGGCCAGCTCTTTCTCGAATTCGGCGATGGCTTCCGGGATTCTGGACTTGAACACGTACAGCTCACCCAGCAGGAAGTGGGCGCCGGGAAGCCTGGGGTCGAGCGACGCCGCCTTCAGGGCGTTCTCTTCGGCGACCGGATCGAACTCCTGGCGCAGCAGCATGCGGGCCAGGAAAAGATGCGCGGCGGCGGAATCCGGCGGGACGCCATACATGCTTGCGAAGGCCCTCCGGGCACGCTCGAAATCCTTGACCTGGATGTAGGAAAGGCCCAGCACGTAATCGGCGTTCACGTTGGCGGAAGGCATCCACGACCGGACCTTCTCCAGCAGCGGAATGGCGTCGGCCATGCGGCCGGTGAAGTGATAGCTGAGTCCCAGGAGCTGCGTGACCTCCGGGTCGCTCGGGTTTTCCTCAAGGGCGCGCTGCAGATGTGGGATGGCGCGCGCATGCTCGCCCTTGCGGTAGTAGGCAACGCCCAATTCCCGTGCCAGACCCGGCCGCCCAGGCTCGGTTTTCGCAATCGCTTCCAGCCGCGCGATGGCCTCGTCCAGTTTGCCCTCCTGGATCAGCGTGCGAGCGGCCGGCAGGGCATCGGGGCTCTCCTGCGGGGAGGCAGTCAGACTGCCGGCGAAGACCAGCAGTGCCAGAAATAGACAGGCGTCCCGCAGAGGCCTGCGTTTCCACGTGTGGGCCACGGTCACATCAGTATAGCGTTCGCGATGCGGTCCACGAGAGCGACAAAAAGGGGAGCCGCTTGGGCTCCCCCCCGAGATTCCTGCTACGTTCGAGACTTAGAAGCTTACTTTGGCGCCGAACTGCAACTGGCGCATGGGGCCACCGTGGTGGTCGATGGTCATGGCTCGGCCGCCGCAATCGATACAAGTATCTCCGCCGAATCCGAACTCGGACCAGAATACGCCGGGCGTGCCCCAGTTGACCCTGTTAAACACATTGAAGGCGTTGAAACGGAACTGGGCCCGCACCCGCTCCGTGATGGTGAAGTTCTTGAATATGGACAGGTCGGTGTTGAAGAACTGGGGACCGCGGAACGAGTTGCGACCGCTGGTGCCGAACTCGCCCACCTGGGGCCGTTGCCACGGGCCAATGCTGGCGCCGTTGGTCGTCAGGTTGCCCACGGTGGGGAGCCAGCCGTTCTCATCCCCGGTGTCCACGTCACCGATCAGGTCGGGACGACAGGGCCCAGTATCCCGATCCGACCCGCACTCGTCGTAGCGGACCGAGAACGGCAGGCCGCTGCTCCAGTTGGTGACGGTGCTGATCTGCCAGCCGCCGATCAGATAATCCAGCCCGCGGCTGACGTCGTTGCCGAACTTCTTGCCGCGCCCGAAGGGCAGCTCGACCAGATTGGTGAACACGAACACGTGCCGGCGGTTGAAGTTGTTCGGCCCGTAGTTCACCCGCGGATCGATGGGGAAGTAATCCCCGTCTTCGTTGAAGGCCTGCGCCCAGGTGTAGTGGGCCAGGAACTGGTAGCCCTTGGAGAAACGCTTCTCCACCCGCATCTGGAGCGCGTTGTAGTTGTTATCCGCCAGGTTGCCGAAGAAGTCGATGCTCTGACCCCAGCAGAAGCCTACGTCGTCTCCAGCCAGGTCACCGCCGGGCGGTGTATCGATGACCCCGTTGGGTCCGGGGTCGGCCACCGCGGTGCACGCCCCTGTCGCTGGATTCACCGACTGGAACGGGTAGCGATTGAAGAACAACAACCGCAACGACCGCGGCACGCCGGCGGCAAAGCCCTCGACCGTTGCTTGGTTAACATTGAACGCTGGACCGTCGCCAGCAAAGACGTGCGTGCCCTTGTTACCGACGTAGGCAAGCTCCACGGTAAGCGTGGGCGTGATCTCGCGCTGGATGGTGATGTTCCAGGCGTCCACTGTGGGCAGGCGCATCTGGTTGGGCCGCGCCCGCTGGAATATCCGGTCACTCAACGTGATCAGTCCATCGGAGGGAATCACAGGTGGGGCGACTCCAGGAACACCACCGGGAGCGGAGAGGTTGAACTCCTGCGCGTTTGCAGTCCCGGCGTCGTTCTCCTGGATGGGCAGAACCGGGAGGTTCTGGGTCACCGCATGCCCGAAGATGGAACCGAACACGCCGATGTCAAAGCTGCGGCCATAGCCCATGCGCAGAATGGTTTTGGGCGTGATCTGGTAGGCAAGGCCCAGGCGCGGCGCGAAGTTGCTGAGGCTGTTCTGCACGTTCATGTTGCTTTGGATGCCGCCCACTCCAGCCACGCGAATCTGGCCCGTCTCCAGGTCAAGGAATCCGCCTTTCTCCGGCCCGGTGACGCTCTCCGGGAAGTAAATCTCCCAGCGCAGTCCGACGTTGACGGTCAGCTTGGGAGTGGCGCGCCAGGTGTCCTGGCCGTAAAAGAACCAGCGCTTCTGGCGCTCACCCGCGTCGGTAGGTGAGTCCGGAGGGTAGCGCGTGAAGCGCGTCACACCACCCAACAGGAAGGTGGCGATGCCCAGGCCGTCGGTGCCGTTATCGGAGGTGAACCGGCGGTCGAAGCTCAGTTCGCCGGCGCGATGCCGGTCGCTGGGCACCCGCAGGTTGCGGGCGTAGCGGATATCTGCGCCCCACTTGATGGCGTGGTTGCCGTGGATCTTGGTCCAGTTGTTGACGAACTGGAACTGATCCTCGTTCTGGATGAGCGGGCAGTTGCAGCGCGTCAGACGATCGGATAGGGCATAGCCGAACTCGATGTCACCACCCAGTTGTCCCTGGTCGCCGATGAAGAAGGCCGGCATGCCCGAGGTGAAGTCATTGCCGAAGTTCAGGCCGACCAGGCCGGCATCCGTCGCCGGCGTGGTGCCCAAACCGTTGGGATTCACGTTCACGCGATACTTGAACCAGCCGAAGCGAAAGTCCATCAGCAGGCTGGGACTGAAACTGTAATCGAATCCCGCAGCGATGCTTTGATCGCGACTCGCGGACTGGCCGGCAAAGCCATTCAGGCCGAGCCCGCGCCCGCCCACCGCGACCGAGTCGGTGTCGAACGCGCCCCGACCGGTGAGGCTGTACTGGGCGAAGCTGTAGCGCCCATAGATATGCAGCCGGTCGGTGGCCGCGTAGTCGGTGCGTATGGAAAACAGGTTGGCGTCAAATCCGCCCGTGCCAGTAGCCGTGAAGTTGCCCAGCGTGCCCGGCGCACTCGGAGGGGGCAACAGGGACAGCAAGGCCACAGCCTGAGGCGACAGCAGATTGCTGGGAATGATGTTGCCCGCAAACTGGGTCCGCCCGGTTCCCGGGTCATCCGGCGTGCCAATCACGCTGTCAGGGCCGGGATCGCCGGTGAAAGGATTGAAAATAGGCGCTGTGTATTCGCTCAGGTCGCATATCAGGCTGGCCGGGTTAAGACAGGTGCTGCGTACCAGCGCCGTGGGTACGGTCAACTGAGCCGCGCGTCCTACTTTATCGCGCGTGCCTTCGTAGGCGCCGAAGACGAACAGCTTGTTCTTCAGGATGGGACCGCCCAAGGTGCCGCCGAACTGGTTATGGAGCGCGTCGGCGATCTGCCTCCCGGTAACGGGGTCGACGCCGATGGTCGCATCCACGGCCTGCTGCTCGTCGCTGTGCCGGAACCAGTAGGCGCTGCCGTGCACGTCGTTGCTGCCCGACTTAGTCTGGGCTGTGATGACCGCTGCCAGGGCCTGACCGAACTCGGCGTCATAGTTCTGGGTGGCGACTTTGGTTTCCGTCACCGACTCCAGGGGCGGATTCACCACGATGATGCCCAGGATGGGGTCGCGATTCTCGGTGCCGTCGAGTTGGAACGAGGTTCCGGCGAAGTGCTGGCCGTTCACGTTGATCTGCTTACTGGACTGGGGGTTCTCGCTGGAGGCGTGCTGCCAGGTAAACAGTTGCGTGCCGGGCGTGAGGAGCTGCAGATCGGTGAAGTTGCGGCCCAGGGAGACCGGCAGCTCGGTCACGGTTTTCTCAGAAAACGTGGTGGCCACATCGGCGCGGTCGGTCTTCAGCAGCGGGACGTCTTCCGCCGTCACGGTCACCGTTTCGACGGCAGCGCCGATCTCGAGCTTGATGTTGACTTGTGCGCCCTGGTCGGCAAACACCTTGATGCCCTTGGCCTCGAAAACCTTGAAGCCCTGGATTTCGGCACGGATGTCGTAGGTGTCGGGAATCAGGTGCGTGACGGTGTAGTTGCCGGTTTCATTGGTGGTCACCTCTCGAGAGGTGCCCTTGCTGACCGAAGTCACCGTGACCTTGACCGAGGGTACGGCGGCGCCAGCCGGGTCGGTGGCCACACCATAAATCTGGCCGAAGACCGCTTGGGCCGCAGTCCGGTTGGGCGACAGGAGCAGCAGCAAACCGCAAATCAGAGCGAAACCCAAAAGGCCTGAGGAAAGTCTTGCGACGCGCATCATCTCCCCCTCACAGTCAGCTACCCGATCGGGCGCTGTAGATGGCGCGAAAGCTTATCGGCGCAGCGCTCCGTTGTCAAGAGTTTTCAAGAGGTTAGCGTCGTTCGTCACAACTCAATGTGCGGGCGCTTCCAGCTTCGGGTCCAACTCGGCTGCCCGCTGAAAGGCGGTCTGGGCCTCGGCCTTCTGTCCCTTGCGCTGGAGCGCCTGGCCGAGGTGGTAGTAGGCGGGGGCGTACTCCGGCGCGGCCTTGATGGCGGACTGAAACTGCCCGATGGCTCCGTCGAGGTCGCCGGCGTTCAACATCCGCAGACCGGAATTGGTCGCGAACGTGGCAG is part of the Terriglobales bacterium genome and harbors:
- a CDS encoding M48 family metallopeptidase, which codes for MLPSSNPPDTPEARAYNRTKRWLAIADFLLGLVFLFVLLATGWTRSLRDLAVRASLENYWLAVFLYVFLLLLASKLLGLGLDVYAFRLEHRYHLSNQKLASWAWDQLKGFLVGLVIATLVVELIYLAIRLWPQNWWLAAWFVFIFLYLFFAQIAPVVLFPLFYKFKPLEDEDLRQRLTALGERAGTRVRGVYEWKLSEKSRKANAALTGLGATRRILLADTLLANYTHDEIEAVLAHELGHHVHRHIPKSIVVHVMTTFLGFWAANQALLYAIEQRHMFETLADFASLPLLALVSTVLSLLLMPVMNAWSRHNERQADRYAFAAVPSVVPYISALNKLCAQNLAERTPSRFVEWLFHSHPAISRRIAAAEAYAVAKGQAGAAGS
- a CDS encoding phosphoglucomutase/phosphomannomutase family protein, which translates into the protein MAIGYWQLATEIHFGTDGWRGLIADDFTFANVRRVAQAIASYVVKYEDAAKGVAVGYDTRFASPRAAELVAETLAAAGIPVLLSNDYVPTPVVSFTVKNRSLAAGVVVTSSHNPWNWNGVKVKARYGGSASPEIMKKIEEELRAGAQPRGATAAITTADFKPDYVQAITRLVDMERIARAGFRFVIDVMYGSGRGVLAGIFRQHRVEHVEIRNDVNPLFPEINPEPIEPHVRMAQETVVQERAHAGFISDGDADRIGAVDENGAFVDPHRIFSILLYWLLARRQWPGEVARAFNSTHMADRIAARFGRKMHVTPIGFKYLGALMMERNVLIAAEESGGIGLKRHLPERDSTLNALLLAGVMAEEGKTLGQLVAELQQEFGAHYYGRRDLHIPDEVKWAAIRHAESDGTAAVGPYRVLRREKVDGIKLFLDAPRNGSGAEPWLLVRASGTEPLLRLYAEAAAPDLVRNILDQAEEFVADKATAATQRA
- a CDS encoding sugar phosphate nucleotidyltransferase, yielding MSLAHFYPVIVAGGRGTRFWPRSRTRRPKQLLALDSTRTMLQQTAARLAALAPPRRFWVITGSQLKAPIARQLPRVPRKHIIAEPVGRNTAPAAGLAAFLLLRDDPDAVLGMFPADHVIADPNRFRQAVLQAVEVAAAGPNMVIMGIAPTRPETGYGYIETGEEVGPGLRRVRRFTEKPDAARAREFLSAGNYQWNSGMFVWRAQTLADLLREHLPHTAALLEQIAAARGTGRFKRTLARLYRKVENISVDYAVAEPQSAKGEAASNLYCITADFGWSDLGSWAALYEHRAAAFQDGANIVEADGRFEVDSAGNYVHAPRKFVATVGVKDLVVVETGDALLITTRDRAQDVGKIVKHLEAKRRKDLL
- a CDS encoding type I phosphomannose isomerase catalytic subunit, with translation MSDLYPLLLLPEFKQRVWGARDLSPIYPNYKVEGEPVGEVWLTGDACRVANGPLAGQTLGDLAKRYGRELVGEAAPEPDRLPLLLKFLFPRQKLSVQVHPTDEDARRAGLPCGKSECWYVVSAEIDAQVGLGLKPGTSRADFEAAVRGGGRADLLLNWIYIRTGEMLYNPAGTVHAIGPGSVLLETQQNSDTTYRLYDYGRAREMHLEQGLAALREQTAAGKVRPGVPDPERVPDLRPLLQSKRSARVTQLIAAPLFVVSQWKLDEDDLVTMRSEGLSPHVLVALDGCGTVDMGGGQRVTLARGDAVIVPAAVAECRLSPQWRLELLSVMLGLPEIPEPEIALP
- a CDS encoding pyridoxal phosphate-dependent aminotransferase, whose product is MAATAPVKMQAKSGPLTERIQRIEISATLAVVNEADRLRAAGVDLVDFGAGEPHFSTPEHIKQACVRALEANYTRYTPVAGSAELRDAIIRRHAQDFGSEYRREECIASVGGKHALFNAIQVLVDHGDEVILPVPYWVSFKDIIQYAGGRPVFIECDEQRGFALSAAMIERAITPRTKAIILNSPSNPSGAVMREEEVRAIVEMAHARGIYVLADECYVYLNFTGRKFSCGSVREAKEHLVILGSLSKTYAMTGWRLGYGLAPAPIVGAMQKLQSQSTSNPTSIVQKAAVAALTGSQECVEEMLADYIRLRDRVVAGLNAIPGVRCAKPEGAFYAYPNISAFLGRSGVNSPTELAGRLMREAGVVTVPGEAFGTREHIRVSYATSAAELDKGLERMKKFLTSL
- the coaD gene encoding pantetheine-phosphate adenylyltransferase, whose product is MKKVIAIYPGSFDPLTNGHLDLIERGSKIFDELIVAILRNPEKAPLFSLSERREMLEAMTRPYRNVRVDIFSGLLVDYARRKKAHAVLRGIRAISDYEYELQMALMNRKLEPQLETVFMMPAEQYSYLSSRLVKEVFEHGGSVRGLVPRIVEERLQSKVNGTAPRQPRGRRQSRRG
- a CDS encoding tetratricopeptide repeat protein is translated as MAHTWKRRPLRDACLFLALLVFAGSLTASPQESPDALPAARTLIQEGKLDEAIARLEAIAKTEPGRPGLARELGVAYYRKGEHARAIPHLQRALEENPSDPEVTQLLGLSYHFTGRMADAIPLLEKVRSWMPSANVNADYVLGLSYIQVKDFERARRAFASMYGVPPDSAAAHLFLARMLLRQEFDPVAEENALKAASLDPRLPGAHFLLGELYVFKSRIPEAIAEFEKELAINPAQAATYYKLADAYTRIQKWDEAQRLLQNSIWLDSTASGPFILLGKVLMKKQEHQLALRTLQRAIQMDPNNFVAHHWLGQALRAVGRNEEAERELRLAQELQSVQSSGR
- a CDS encoding TonB-dependent receptor yields the protein MLLLLSPNRTAAQAVFGQIYGVATDPAGAAVPSVKVTVTSVSKGTSREVTTNETGNYTVTHLIPDTYDIRAEIQGFKVFEAKGIKVFADQGAQVNIKLEIGAAVETVTVTAEDVPLLKTDRADVATTFSEKTVTELPVSLGRNFTDLQLLTPGTQLFTWQHASSENPQSSKQINVNGQHFAGTSFQLDGTENRDPILGIIVVNPPLESVTETKVATQNYDAEFGQALAAVITAQTKSGSNDVHGSAYWFRHSDEQQAVDATIGVDPVTGRQIADALHNQFGGTLGGPILKNKLFVFGAYEGTRDKVGRAAQLTVPTALVRSTCLNPASLICDLSEYTAPIFNPFTGDPGPDSVIGTPDDPGTGRTQFAGNIIPSNLLSPQAVALLSLLPPPSAPGTLGNFTATGTGGFDANLFSIRTDYAATDRLHIYGRYSFAQYSLTGRGAFDTDSVAVGGRGLGLNGFAGQSASRDQSIAAGFDYSFSPSLLMDFRFGWFKYRVNVNPNGLGTTPATDAGLVGLNFGNDFTSGMPAFFIGDQGQLGGDIEFGYALSDRLTRCNCPLIQNEDQFQFVNNWTKIHGNHAIKWGADIRYARNLRVPSDRHRAGELSFDRRFTSDNGTDGLGIATFLLGGVTRFTRYPPDSPTDAGERQKRWFFYGQDTWRATPKLTVNVGLRWEIYFPESVTGPEKGGFLDLETGQIRVAGVGGIQSNMNVQNSLSNFAPRLGLAYQITPKTILRMGYGRSFDIGVFGSIFGHAVTQNLPVLPIQENDAGTANAQEFNLSAPGGVPGVAPPVIPSDGLITLSDRIFQRARPNQMRLPTVDAWNITIQREITPTLTVELAYVGNKGTHVFAGDGPAFNVNQATVEGFAAGVPRSLRLLFFNRYPFQSVNPATGACTAVADPGPNGVIDTPPGGDLAGDDVGFCWGQSIDFFGNLADNNYNALQMRVEKRFSKGYQFLAHYTWAQAFNEDGDYFPIDPRVNYGPNNFNRRHVFVFTNLVELPFGRGKKFGNDVSRGLDYLIGGWQISTVTNWSSGLPFSVRYDECGSDRDTGPCRPDLIGDVDTGDENGWLPTVGNLTTNGASIGPWQRPQVGEFGTSGRNSFRGPQFFNTDLSIFKNFTITERVRAQFRFNAFNVFNRVNWGTPGVFWSEFGFGGDTCIDCGGRAMTIDHHGGPMRQLQFGAKVSF